The following is a genomic window from Alkaliphilus sp. B6464.
GTAATAACTGCCTTTTAACCATTAATAATTTCTCCGATGGCACCAAATTTATTACTGGAAATCGTTGTGAGCGTGGAGCTGGTATTGAAAAGAAAAAAGAAGCTATACCAGATATATATGACTATAAATATAAAAGGGTATTTGCATATAAACCACTAAAGATAGATGAGGCTAAGAGAGGCTCGGTAGGTATTCCAAGAGCATTAAACTTATTTGAAAACTATCCATTTTGGTTTACATTCTTTACAGAGTTAGGCTTTAGAGTAGAATTATCTTCTAGGTCATCTAAGGATGTATTTGAAAAGGGAATAGAAACAATCCCATCTGAATCTGTATGCTACCCTGCGAAGCTGGTACATGGGCATATTATGGGACTTGTAGAAAAAGGACTAAACTTTATTTTTTATCCATGTATTCCCTACGAGAAGAAAGAGCAACCAGGAGCAGACAATCACTATAATTGTCCAATTGTAACATCATATCCAGAGGTTATTAAAAATAATATGGAAATATTAAGGGAAAGAGATATTTTATTTATGAATCCTTTCCTTCCTATAGATGATAGCATAAGGCTTAAGCAACGGCTTTTAGAAGAATTTGCATTTATGAATATTTCTAAAGAAGAAATAAATAAAGCTGTAGATAAGGCTTATGAAGAAGACGAGAGATTTAAGTTAGATATTCGAAACAAGGGAGAGGAAGTACTGAAATATATTGAAGATACGGGCAAAAAGGCAATAGTGCTGGCAGGAAGGCCTTATCAAACAGATCCTGAAATTCATCATGGTATTTCAGAGTTAATTACCTCCTTCGACATGGCTGTTTTAACAGAGGATTCTATTGCACATTTAGGGAATGTAAAAAGACCTTTGGGCGTAGTAGATCAATGGGTATACCATTCAAGACTATATGCTGCTGCCAGTTTTGTAGCAAAAGAGCCTAATCTAGAACTTATTCAGCTTAACTCCTTCGGTTGTGGATTAGATGCTGTTACCACAGATGAAGTAAAAGCAATTTTAGCTAGATGGGGTAAAATATATACTGCATTAAAGATTGATGAAGGAAATAACCTAGGTGCAGCTAGAATTAGAATAAGGTCATTAAAGGCGGCTCTTGATGAAAGAGAAAGAAATGGATTTGTTCCTAAAGAGTTAGATGTGGCATCAGAAAGGGTTATATTTACAAAAGAAATGAAGAAGAATCATACAATTTTAGTACCCCAGATGTCACCTATGCATTTTCAGTTTTTAGAGTATGCTTTTAAGGCTTCAGGATATAATTTGGAAGTACTACCTTCTGTAGATAAAGCAGCGGTAGAAGAAGGACTAAAATATGTAAATAACGATGCTTGCTATCCATCTATTATAGTGGTTGGTCAAATAATAGAAGCTTTAAAGTCTGGAAAATACGATACAAATAATGTTTCTGTAATGATATCTCAAACAGGCGGTGGCTGTCGTGCTACGAATTATGTTGGGTTTTTAAGAAAAGCACTAAAAGATGCAGGTCTAGAGAACATACCTGTAATTTCTATAAATGCTGTAGGATTAGAAAAAAATCCTGGTTTTAAATTAACACCATCTCTACTGCATAGAAGTATGATGGCATTATTGTATGGAGACTTATTTATGAGACTGGTTTATAAAATTAGGCCCTATGAAAAAATACCAGGCTCTACTAATATCTTATATGAAAGTTGGGTAGCAGTATGTAAAGATGCAGTAACTAAGGGTAGTTTTAAGGAATTTAAGCGTAATGTAAGGAATATTGTGAAGGACTTTGATAATTTAGAAATTAAGGATATACAAAAACCACGTGTTGGCCTAGTAGGGGAAATTTTAGTAAAGTTCCATCCGACAGCTAATAATAATATTGTGGATATTTTAGAAGCTGAGGGCGCAGAGGCTGTAATGCCAGACCTAACTGACTTTTTATTATATTCTGCATATGATCATGATTTTAAGTATAGTCATCTTTCTGGAAGTAAAAAAGCTAGAATCATGGGACTTACAGTTGTAAAGATTATAGAATATTATCGTAGGGAAATGAAAATAGTCCTAGATGAAAGTAATAGATTTGAAGCTCCAAAGTCAATTAAAGAGTTGGCCAATAGTGTATCTAAGGTTCTTTCATTAGGAAACCAAACAGGAGAAGGATGGTTTTTAACGGCTGAAATGATAGAATTAATAGAAGGTGGAGCTCCTAATATACTATGCATGCAGCCATTTGCATGTTTACCAAACCATGTAACGGGTAAAGGGATGATTAAGGAGTTAAAAAATAGATATCCTAAATCTAATATTGTTGCTGTAGACTATGATCCTGGTGCCAGTGAGGTTAATCAGCTAAATAGGATAAAACTAATGTTAGCTGTTGCTTTTAAAAACCTAAGTCATGAAGAAGACCATGAGAATGTTTCTGTACAAGGCAAGAATATTGAGAATATTGTACAAGGTTCTTAAAATTCATGTATAATTTTGCTTGACTTTTGTAATACTTCAAGTGTATAATAGAGCATAAAAATAGGTCAATATATTATAGGCATAGAAGAGGACAGTAGTAAAAGGGATCTGCTTTCAGAGACATAATCGGTTGGTGAAAGATTATGACAGTACTTTTTATGAATATCACCTCGGAGCTAAAGGTCTGAAATAATAGTAAGATCTTTCGTAAGCATACGTTACATGCATTGAGTGGTAGAATAGTAAATTATAGTACTTTTAATAGGCTATGGTTTAAGCATTATTCTATAATCAGGGTGGTACCGCGATAAATTCGTCCCTAAGTCTTTAGACTTAGGGATTTTTTATTTGAGCACTTGAAATTCTAAGCAAAGCTTAGAATTGAGTGCGACATAAAGTTTGTGAGTGTGAACGAGCAAATTTTATTTTATGACCTAACCCGATTTGCAAAATTACGCAACTAAAGTTGCTCCATGGCGCACTCAATTTTTAATGGTAATTAAAAATTTCAAGTGCTTAAAGGCAAATCGATGGTAGGTCAAACGCAATGAGCACCAAATTTATACGACCAAAGGAAGTAAATAAATTTGAGTTGCGAAACTGCGTAAATTATAAAATTCTTTGCTACACCTAAATAATATAACCACAGAAAGGATGAGATAAATGAAGGGATTTAAATCACTATCAAATGACCCTATTGCTCAAAGAGAAAATAAGACATCTCAATATTGGGAAGATAATAAGATACTCGACAAAAGTATTGAAAACCGTGAAGGCAAAAAATCATTTGTATTTTACGAAGGACCTCCAACAGCTAACGGCAAACCAGGAATTCACCACGTTATTGCTAGAACACTAAAGGACTCTGTATGTAGATATAAAACTATGACAGGTCACCAAGTAAAGAGAAAGGCAGGATGGGATACCCATGGCCTTCCAGTAGAAATTGAAGTAGAAAAGCAATTAAAGCTTACAAGCAAGCATGAAATTGAAAGCTATGGTATAGATAAATTTAACACTAAATGTAGAGAGTCTGTATTTACCTATGAAAAGCAATGGAGAGAAATGACTAGAAGAATGGGTTACTCCATCGATTTAGATAATCCATACATTACATTAGATAACGATTATATAGAATCTGTATGGTGGATTTTAGATAAGTTCTTTAAAGAAGGTTATATCTATGAAGGACATAAGATACTACCTTATTGCCCACGTTGTGGAACAGGTTTAGCTTCCCACGAAGTTTCACAAGGATATAAGGAAATAAAGTCTAATACAGTTATCGTTCCTTTCAAAGTAAAGGATAAGGATGAATATTTCCTAGTGTGGACAACGACTCCGTGGACATTAGCTGCAAATGTTGCACTAACAGTCCATCCAGAAGTAACATATGTAAAAGTAAAGGCTCAAGACAAGGTTTATTATGTGGCAGAAAAATTAGCTAAAAAATTACTTGGGGAAGAGTTTGAAGTCATTGCAGAATATAAAGGTAAGGATTTAGAGTATATTGAATACGAACAATTAATGCCATTTGTAAAGCCAGATAAAAAGGCATTCTTTGTTACATTGGCAGATTATGTTACAACAGAAGACGGTACAGGAATTGTTCACTCTGCTCCAGCCTTTGGAGAAGATGACTACCAGACAGGAAGAAGATACGATTTACCTGTTCTTCAACCAGTTGATGAGGAAGGAAAATATACAACAACTCCATGGGAAGGCAGATTTGTTATAGACTGTGATGTAGATATTATTAAATGGCTACATGCTGAAGAAAAGCTATTCCATAAGGAAAAGTTTGCTCACAACTATCCACACTGCTGGAGATGTACAACACCACTTTTATATTACGGAAAACCAAGCTGGTATATTGAAATGACTAAGCTAAAAGATCAACTGATTACTAATAACAATTCAGTTAACTGGTACCCAGATTATGTAGGAGAAAAGCGTTTTGGAAACTGGCTAGATAATTTAAATGATTGGGCGATATCAAGAAACCGTTATTGGGGAACACCACTAAACATTTGGAGATGTGAATGTGGTCATACAACATCAGTAGGTTCTAGAGCCGAGCTTGCAGAAAGAGCTATTGAAAATGTAGATGAATCTGTAGAACTACACAGACCTTATGTTGATGATATACATTTAAAATGTGACAAATGTGAAGGTAGGATGACTAGAGTAACAGAAGTAATTGACTGCTGGTTTGATAGTGGGGCTATGCCTTTTGCACAACATCATTATCCGTTTGAAAACAAAGATAACTTTGACGAATTATTCCCAGCAGACTTTATTTGTGAAGGTATCGACCAAACACGTGGTTGGTTCTACTCACTATTAGCTATTTCTACATTTGTAAAGGGAGTTTCTCCATACAAAAATGTACTTGTAAACGACCTTATACTAGACAAAGAAGGTAGAAAGATGTCTAAGTCTAGAGGAAACACAGTAGATCCATTCGAACTATTCGACAAGTACGGAGCAGATGCTCTAAGATGGTATTTACTGTTTGTGTCTCCAGCTTGGACACCAACAAAATTTGATATTGAAGGACTAAAAGAAGTACAGAGCAAGTTCTTTACAACAATCCAAAACGTATATGCATTCTTTACTTTATACGCAAATACAGATGAAATTAATCCAAAGGACTTCTTCATTGAATATAAAGATCGTCCAGAGTTAGACAGATGGATTTTATCTAAATATAACAGCCTAATTGCAGAAGTAACAAAAGAACTAGAAATCTATGACTTAACAAAAGCAGTTAGAAAGATCCAAGACTTCTTAAATGAAGATTTATCTAACTGGTATATTAGAAGGGCAAGACGTCGTTTCTGGGCAACAGAGTTAACAGAGGATAAGAAAGCAGTATATAATACAACCTATGAAGTTTTAGTAGGTATAGCAAAGATGGTAGCACCATTTGCACCATTTATATCTGATGAGATATACCAAAATCTAACAGGTGAAGCATCAGTACATCTAGCGGACTACCCAGTAGTAAACTATGAATTAATAAGTAAAGATGTAGAAGAAAGAATGGACTTGGTTAGAGACTTAGTAGGACTTGGTAGAGCTGCAAGAGCTCAAGCTAAAATTAAGGTTCGTCAACCGCTACAAAAGATACTTGTAGATGGTAAATATGAAGATCTTATTTCAGATTTAGTTCCATTAATAGAAGAGGAGCTAAATATAAAAGAAGTTATATTTGAGAAAAATTTAAGAGATTTTATGAACTTTAGTTTAAAACCAGATTTTAAAACAGCTGGACCTGTACTTGGAAGTAAAATCAAATCATTAGGTAAAGCTTTAGCACAGTTAGAAGCATCTGAAGTTGTACCAAAGTTAGAGGCTGGGGGAAATATAGAACTTGACTTAGATGGTGATATTACTACAATTACTAAGGACTATGTAATGATTACAATTGCGGCTAAAGAAGGCTTTACTGTAGAAATGGCAAATAATTTAT
Proteins encoded in this region:
- the ileS gene encoding isoleucine--tRNA ligase, which codes for MKGFKSLSNDPIAQRENKTSQYWEDNKILDKSIENREGKKSFVFYEGPPTANGKPGIHHVIARTLKDSVCRYKTMTGHQVKRKAGWDTHGLPVEIEVEKQLKLTSKHEIESYGIDKFNTKCRESVFTYEKQWREMTRRMGYSIDLDNPYITLDNDYIESVWWILDKFFKEGYIYEGHKILPYCPRCGTGLASHEVSQGYKEIKSNTVIVPFKVKDKDEYFLVWTTTPWTLAANVALTVHPEVTYVKVKAQDKVYYVAEKLAKKLLGEEFEVIAEYKGKDLEYIEYEQLMPFVKPDKKAFFVTLADYVTTEDGTGIVHSAPAFGEDDYQTGRRYDLPVLQPVDEEGKYTTTPWEGRFVIDCDVDIIKWLHAEEKLFHKEKFAHNYPHCWRCTTPLLYYGKPSWYIEMTKLKDQLITNNNSVNWYPDYVGEKRFGNWLDNLNDWAISRNRYWGTPLNIWRCECGHTTSVGSRAELAERAIENVDESVELHRPYVDDIHLKCDKCEGRMTRVTEVIDCWFDSGAMPFAQHHYPFENKDNFDELFPADFICEGIDQTRGWFYSLLAISTFVKGVSPYKNVLVNDLILDKEGRKMSKSRGNTVDPFELFDKYGADALRWYLLFVSPAWTPTKFDIEGLKEVQSKFFTTIQNVYAFFTLYANTDEINPKDFFIEYKDRPELDRWILSKYNSLIAEVTKELEIYDLTKAVRKIQDFLNEDLSNWYIRRARRRFWATELTEDKKAVYNTTYEVLVGIAKMVAPFAPFISDEIYQNLTGEASVHLADYPVVNYELISKDVEERMDLVRDLVGLGRAARAQAKIKVRQPLQKILVDGKYEDLISDLVPLIEEELNIKEVIFEKNLRDFMNFSLKPDFKTAGPVLGSKIKSLGKALAQLEASEVVPKLEAGGNIELDLDGDITTITKDYVMITIAAKEGFTVEMANNLFVILDTTLTEELINEGLAREFISKVQQMRKSSGFEVADNINIYFDGNDEVAKAVEIHKDYIMQETLAITVERVKDDSLEKQNLNDHDTGIKVEKI
- a CDS encoding 2-hydroxyacyl-CoA dehydratase, whose protein sequence is MKSLVYMGLDVGSTTVKLVILDKNYKIIYSRYERHFADIKKTIQQLINDAYINLKDRDVVIMTTGSGGLAVSKWLDISFIQEVISSTKAIERFCPQTDIVIELGGEDAKITYLAGQIEQRMNGTCAGGTGAFIDQMAALLHTDAMGLNELAKKHNTIYPIASRCGVFAKTDVQPLLNEGAAKEDIAASVLQAVVNQTIGGLACGKPIKGNVAFLGGPLYFLSELRKRFIETLQLNEKEIVFPKDSQLFVAIGAALASKEEKRISFHNLIERVSLLEHEISNEVGTLRPLFQNEDELIEFKNRHSNNVVKRNNLEEYKGKCYLGIDAGSTTTKLALIGEDGSLLYSHYGSNGGSPFRSTVDVLKHLYNRLPEQAQIVYSAVTGYGEALLKAALSIDIGEIETVAHYKASEFFLPGVEFILDIGGQDMKSMRVKDGIIDNIMLNEACSSGCGSFLETFAHSMNLKISEFAEISLKSKAPVDLGTRCTVFMNSSVKQAQKEGATISDIAAGLSYSVIKNALFKVIKIRDPKELGKKIIVQGGTFHNDGVLRAFELVSGREVVRPDIAGIMGAFGAALIARERYVEGVKTSLLNEEDLRVFNMETSTSRCGLCGNNCLLTINNFSDGTKFITGNRCERGAGIEKKKEAIPDIYDYKYKRVFAYKPLKIDEAKRGSVGIPRALNLFENYPFWFTFFTELGFRVELSSRSSKDVFEKGIETIPSESVCYPAKLVHGHIMGLVEKGLNFIFYPCIPYEKKEQPGADNHYNCPIVTSYPEVIKNNMEILRERDILFMNPFLPIDDSIRLKQRLLEEFAFMNISKEEINKAVDKAYEEDERFKLDIRNKGEEVLKYIEDTGKKAIVLAGRPYQTDPEIHHGISELITSFDMAVLTEDSIAHLGNVKRPLGVVDQWVYHSRLYAAASFVAKEPNLELIQLNSFGCGLDAVTTDEVKAILARWGKIYTALKIDEGNNLGAARIRIRSLKAALDERERNGFVPKELDVASERVIFTKEMKKNHTILVPQMSPMHFQFLEYAFKASGYNLEVLPSVDKAAVEEGLKYVNNDACYPSIIVVGQIIEALKSGKYDTNNVSVMISQTGGGCRATNYVGFLRKALKDAGLENIPVISINAVGLEKNPGFKLTPSLLHRSMMALLYGDLFMRLVYKIRPYEKIPGSTNILYESWVAVCKDAVTKGSFKEFKRNVRNIVKDFDNLEIKDIQKPRVGLVGEILVKFHPTANNNIVDILEAEGAEAVMPDLTDFLLYSAYDHDFKYSHLSGSKKARIMGLTVVKIIEYYRREMKIVLDESNRFEAPKSIKELANSVSKVLSLGNQTGEGWFLTAEMIELIEGGAPNILCMQPFACLPNHVTGKGMIKELKNRYPKSNIVAVDYDPGASEVNQLNRIKLMLAVAFKNLSHEEDHENVSVQGKNIENIVQGS